From a single Nicotiana tomentosiformis chromosome 2, ASM39032v3, whole genome shotgun sequence genomic region:
- the LOC104098790 gene encoding BAG family molecular chaperone regulator 8, chloroplastic — translation MASHHYYHHHPTVAATNPTPISSVCYCYSCHPTPSPYHSPYPHPPPPPNPHSTTPYTHCPPPPPYNPPNQCQCVQPPHQNHHYFEEVNQANKVQDQQTQRIVTSLLRRIAALESSLRRSSSSSPRYRQSLRDAAARTIQTHFRAFLARRSRTLRQLKQLASIKTTLNILKSSVSGKPHFDTQAVSHRAMDLLVKLDSIQGDDQLIRDGKRSINNELTRFMKVINGVSVFSSRVVKNVRSGNKSRCFNSDREVELGTNLNEAIDKFVATVSESEEEEEEHLKNPRVSEARKSGVLRRNRDEGGLKPKQKKSVSFAENVNGQESFDADEIELMKNLSRRVEKIGILSKDGAEVDEEEDGGRYSGSSDNEIMDPINYISRKDDGYNERNVRDEDENENETESFLFSAPLPVKMEARAVDNYINRKMVSK, via the exons ATGGCTTCTCACCATTACTACCACCACCACCCCACGGTGGCCGCCACCAACCCCACCCCTATCTCCTCCGTCTGTTACTGCTACTCTTGTCACCCCACCCCTTCCCCATACCACTCCCCCTACCCTCaccctcctcctccaccaaatCCACACTCCACTACCCCTTATACCCATTGCCCACCACCACCACCCTACAACCCTCCTAACCAATGCCAATGTGTTCAACCCCCTCACCAAAATCATCACTATTTTGAAGAAGTTAATCAAGCCAACAAAGTACAAGACCAACAAACCCAACGCATTGTTACCTCACTTCTCCGTCGGATCGCCGCCTTAGAATCATCCCTCCGCCGCAGCTCTTCTAGTTCTCCTCGTTATCGTCAGTCCCTACGCGATGCTGCAGCGCGTACTATTCAAACGCACTTCAGAGCCTTCCTTGCTCGTAGATCGAGAACCCTCCGGCAGCTAAAACAGCTGGCTTCCATCAAAACTACTCTCAATATTCTCAAATCGTCAGTTTCTGGTAAACCCCATTTTGATACTCAAGCAGTTTCTCACAGAGCTATGGATTTACTTGTTAAACTTGATTCTATTCAG GGGGATGATCAATTAATTAGAGATGGTAAAAGGTCGATAAACAACGAACTGACTAGATTTATGAAGGTAATTAATGGGGTTTCGGTATTTTCAAGTAGAGTAGTGAAGAATGTGAGGAGTGGCAACAAATCTAGGTGTTTTAACAGTGACCGTGAAGTGGAACTTGGCACAAATCTTAACGAAGCCATTGATAAGTTTGTTGCGACGGTAAGTGAATCTGAAGAGGAAGAGGAGGAGCACCTAAAAAATCCTAGAGTTTCTGAAGCTAGAAAATCTGGGGTTTTACGACGAAATAGGGATGAAGGTGGGCTTAAACCAAAACAAAAGAAATCTGTGAGCTTTGCAGAGAATGTTAATGGGCAAGAATCATTTGATGCTGATGAGATAGAGCTCATGAAAAACCTTAGCAGAAGAGTTGAAAAAATTGGAATTTTATCAAAGGATGGCGCTGAAGTTGATGAGGAAGAAGATGGAGGTCGGTATAGTGGAAGTAGTGATAATGAAATAATGGATCCAATTAACTACATTTCAAGAAAAGATGATGGTTATAATGAAAGGAATGTGAGAGATGAGGATGAGAATGAGAATGAAACTGAGAGTTTCTTGTTCTCAGCACCATTGCCTGTGAAGATGGAAGCTAGAGCAGTTGATAATTATATCAACAGGAAAATGGTGTCAAAATAG
- the LOC104098791 gene encoding uncharacterized protein: protein MEETPEQKHKCRFCNLSCSSGRSLGGHMRVHLDLISAEKKQKIKAENKMGFAEEEEEADNHFENLSISEQSDSSMSQEKANNISTNDVDDIDSIGYGLRENPRKSWRVSELKLSSLKTKNLCKECGKEFSSTQALAGHLRTHSKKGTTTEKSHICEKCGKGFGSTRALYGHMKVHVKRSRVDQESESSKQSLSDFETVCPIRKKRSKIKYQIDANPSSSSAVSEVEEMEEAAKTLMMLSCGVRDWDEYISISKPLKNENVISANAFTGKNLSQAGCSDSGCVDGYEKKCENEAINDEFSGKLMMINTEITRACYSTTMLGLDNDPSEDLAFLNSCSLKNAGVDFQVLNPETTFVSDIPVELGTIEAMRTSPEPIKSKDHKCPICFKIFPSGQSLGGHKRAHYTGFSESKTKETMVKKLEDLADNHRSFDLNNPVNAVDGGEKDVVELNLWWVGGSS, encoded by the coding sequence ATGGAAGAAACACCAGAACAGAAGCATAAATGCAGGTTTTGTAACCTGAGTTGCAGTAGTGGGAGATCATTGGGAGGTCACATGCGGGTTCATTTAGACTTGATTTCAGCagaaaaaaaacagaaaattaaAGCTGAAAACAAGATGGGttttgcagaagaagaagaagaagctgatAATCATTTCGAAAATTTGAGCATTTCAGAGCAATCTGACAGTAGCATGAGTCAAGAAAAGGCCAATAATATCAGCACCAACGATGTTGATGATATTGACTCAATTGGTTATGGTTTAAGAGAAAATCCAAGAAAATCTTGGAGGGTTTCTGAGTTAAAGCTTAGCTCTTTGAAAACAAAAAACCTCTGTAAAGAATGTGGCAAAGAATTTTCCTCTACACAAGCTCTAGCAGGTCATTTGAGGACTCATTCGAAAAAAGGGACGACGACTGAAAAAAGTCATATTTGTGAGAAATGTGGTAAAGGTTTTGGTTCAACTAGGGCTCTTTATGGTCACATGAAAGTTCACGTGAAAAGATCAAGGGTTGATCAAGAATCTGAATCATCAAAACAAAGCTTGTCTGATTTTGAGACTGTGTGTCCAATTCGGAAGAAGAGATCAAAGATTAAGTACCAGATTGATGCAAACCCTTCTTCCTCTTCTGCGGTTAGTGAAGTTGAAGAAATGGAAGAGGCTGCTAAGACTTTGATGATGCTTTCATGTGGTGTGAGGGACTGGGATGAATACATTTCAATTTCAAAGCCTCTTAAAAATGAAAATGTCATTTCTGCTAATGCTTTTACTGGAAAGAATTTGTCTCAGGCTGGCTGTTCTGATTCTGGCTGTGTTGATGGTTATGAAAAGAAGTGTGAAAATGAGGCAataaatgatgaattttcagGCAAGTTGATGATGATCAACACTGAGATTACAAGGGCCTGTTACTCTACTACTATGCTGGGGTTGGATAATGATCCAAGTGAGGATCTTGCTTTTCTGAATTCTTGTTCACTTAAGAATGCAGGGGTTGATTTTCAAGTGCTGAATCCAGAGACAACCTTTGTATCTGATATTCCAGTTGAACTGGGAACAATTGAAGCAATGAGGACAAGTCCTGAGCCTATCAAAAGCAAGGATCACAAATGTCCAATATGCTTCAAGATTTTTCCATCAGGCCAATCTTTGGGAGGGCACAAGAGGGCTCATTACACTGGATTCAGTGAAAGCAAAACTAAAGAGACTATGGTGAAAAAGTTGGAGGACCTTGCTGATAATCATAGAAGTTTTGATCTGAATAATCCTGTAAATGCTGTGGATGGAGGGGAAAAAGATGTTGTTGAGCTCAACCTTTGGTGGGTTGGTGGAAGTAGTTGA